One window from the genome of Flavobacterium agricola encodes:
- the lpdA gene encoding dihydrolipoyl dehydrogenase yields the protein MKYDIIVLGSGPGGYVTAIRASQLGFKVAIVEKENLGGICLNWGCIPTKALLKSAQVFDYLKHASDYGLTITGEVDKDFNAVIQRSRNVAESMSKGVQFLMSKNKIDIINGFGKVKANKTVEVTLADGKVENYTADHIIIATGARSRELPNLPQDGKKVIGYRQAMTLPEQPKKLIVVGSGAIGVEFAHFYNSMGTDVTIVEFMPNIVPVEDEDISKQFERSLKKSGIKIMTNSSVEKVDTTGEGVKAYVKTAKGEEVLEADVLLSAVGIKSNIENIGLEELGIATDRDKILVDKYYQTNVPGYYAIGDVVPGQALAHVASAEGILCVEKIAGLHVEPLDYGNIPGCTYATPEIASVGLTEKKAVEAGYDIKVGKFPFSASGKAKAAGTPDGFVKVIFDAKYGEWLGCHMIGAGVTDMIAEAVVARKLETTGHEILKAVHPHPTMSEAVMEAVAAAYGEVIHL from the coding sequence ATGAAGTATGATATTATCGTTCTAGGTAGCGGACCTGGCGGGTACGTAACTGCAATTCGAGCTTCTCAATTAGGTTTTAAAGTTGCTATTGTTGAAAAAGAAAACTTAGGTGGTATTTGTTTAAACTGGGGGTGTATTCCTACAAAAGCCCTATTAAAATCAGCTCAAGTTTTTGATTATTTAAAACATGCCTCTGACTACGGTTTAACCATTACTGGTGAAGTAGATAAAGATTTTAACGCTGTAATTCAAAGATCTCGTAACGTTGCAGAATCTATGAGCAAAGGTGTTCAGTTCTTAATGTCAAAAAATAAAATTGATATTATTAACGGATTCGGTAAAGTAAAAGCTAACAAAACGGTTGAAGTTACTTTAGCAGACGGAAAAGTAGAAAATTATACAGCTGACCATATTATTATTGCAACTGGTGCACGTTCTCGTGAATTACCAAACTTACCTCAAGACGGTAAAAAAGTAATTGGTTACCGTCAAGCAATGACATTACCAGAACAACCTAAAAAACTTATTGTAGTAGGTTCTGGAGCAATTGGTGTAGAATTTGCGCATTTTTACAATTCAATGGGTACAGACGTAACTATTGTTGAATTTATGCCAAACATTGTTCCGGTTGAAGACGAAGATATTTCTAAACAATTTGAACGTTCTTTAAAGAAATCTGGAATTAAAATCATGACCAATTCATCAGTTGAAAAAGTTGATACAACAGGTGAAGGCGTAAAAGCTTATGTTAAAACAGCTAAAGGTGAAGAAGTTTTAGAAGCTGACGTGCTTTTATCAGCAGTTGGTATTAAATCTAATATTGAAAACATTGGTTTAGAAGAATTAGGTATTGCTACCGATCGTGATAAAATTTTAGTAGACAAATATTACCAAACTAACGTACCAGGTTATTACGCAATTGGTGACGTAGTTCCAGGTCAAGCATTAGCTCACGTAGCTTCTGCAGAAGGTATTTTATGTGTTGAAAAAATTGCAGGCTTACATGTAGAACCTTTAGATTACGGTAACATTCCTGGTTGTACGTATGCAACTCCAGAAATTGCTTCAGTTGGTTTAACAGAAAAGAAAGCCGTTGAAGCTGGTTACGATATTAAAGTTGGTAAATTTCCATTCTCAGCATCAGGAAAAGCAAAAGCAGCTGGTACACCAGACGGATTTGTAAAAGTTATTTTTGATGCAAAATACGGTGAATGGTTAGGTTGCCATATGATTGGTGCTGGTGTTACCGATATGATTGCAGAAGCAGTTGTAGCACGTAAACTAGAAACTACAGGACACGAAATTTTAAAAGCAGTTCACCCTCACCCTACGATGTCAGAAGCGGTTATGGAAGCTGTAGCAGCAGCTTACGGTGAAGTAATTCACTTGTAA
- a CDS encoding EamA family transporter, whose protein sequence is MRFKGYFLGLLSSVSYGLIPLFVLPIKKAGFGIDTTLFYRFAFAALLLGSYLLLKQKSFNIERNQILTLAVLGMFYGISSDSLFLAYDYLNAGVASTLLFIYPLLVAIIMALVFKEKLNSTSIFAIVFTLIGVLLLSLQNGKFAINGIGLFIIFISALGYALYIVTVSKSNVKNLNGLVLTFYSFLFTSVYYAVKLLTDSNKNFEIPTFSLGLNLALFALVTTVISSLALVFAIKYIGSTATSILGAFEPVVAVSISVLLFDEFFSLNLALGISCIILGVTLNIIGDAYKNRKKLKKATLG, encoded by the coding sequence ATGAGGTTTAAAGGTTATTTTTTAGGGCTATTATCTTCCGTTTCGTACGGATTAATTCCGCTTTTTGTTTTACCTATAAAAAAAGCGGGGTTTGGTATTGATACCACGTTATTTTATCGGTTTGCTTTTGCTGCACTTTTACTAGGAAGTTATTTGTTATTGAAACAAAAATCGTTTAATATTGAACGAAACCAAATTTTAACTTTGGCTGTGTTAGGTATGTTTTACGGCATATCATCAGATTCGTTATTTTTAGCTTACGATTATTTAAATGCAGGGGTTGCATCAACCTTATTATTTATTTATCCGTTATTGGTTGCTATAATAATGGCTTTGGTTTTTAAAGAAAAATTAAACAGCACTTCAATATTTGCCATTGTTTTTACACTTATTGGCGTACTTTTACTTAGTTTACAAAATGGTAAGTTTGCCATAAATGGCATTGGCTTATTTATTATTTTTATAAGCGCTTTAGGTTATGCGTTGTACATTGTTACGGTAAGTAAATCAAACGTAAAAAACTTAAACGGATTGGTTTTAACCTTTTATTCTTTTTTATTTACAAGCGTATATTATGCCGTAAAATTACTAACCGACAGCAATAAAAACTTTGAAATTCCAACATTTTCTTTAGGTTTAAACTTGGCTTTATTTGCTTTAGTTACTACTGTAATTTCTAGCTTAGCTCTTGTTTTTGCTATTAAATATATTGGTTCTACCGCAACATCTATTTTAGGGGCTTTTGAGCCGGTTGTTGCCGTTAGCATTAGCGTATTGTTGTTTGATGAATTTTTCTCGTTAAACCTAGCTTTAGGAATTAGTTGTATTATATTGGGTGTAACCTTAAATATAATTGGAGATGCCTACAAAAACAGAAAGAAATTAAAAAAAGCTACCCTTGGGTAG
- a CDS encoding beta/alpha barrel domain-containing protein: MLNTEKKAVKIIECPRDAMQGIKAFIPTDAKVRYIQSLLRCGFDTLDFGSFVSPKAIPQMQDTAQVLAQLDLSQTTTKLLAIIANTQGAIAAAQHAQIQYLGFPFSISENFQMRNTHKTIAQSIVTLQEILEIAHKADKEVVAYLSMGFGNPYGDPWNVDIVADWTAKLAQMGVKIISLSDTVGSSTPEVIDYLFSNLIPQYPNLEFGAHLHTTKDKWFEKVDAAYKAGCIRFDGAIKGYGGCPMAKDDLTGNMPTEKILSYFTAEKAPTNVKLMSFEAAYNEALLVFNQYH, translated from the coding sequence ATGCTAAATACAGAAAAAAAAGCGGTTAAAATTATTGAATGTCCACGCGATGCCATGCAAGGCATTAAAGCTTTTATTCCTACAGATGCTAAGGTGCGTTACATTCAATCATTACTTCGTTGTGGTTTTGATACGTTAGATTTTGGAAGTTTTGTTTCTCCAAAAGCTATTCCACAAATGCAAGATACGGCTCAAGTTTTAGCACAATTAGATTTATCACAAACCACAACAAAATTGCTGGCTATTATTGCCAATACGCAAGGTGCGATTGCCGCAGCTCAGCACGCGCAAATTCAATATTTAGGTTTTCCGTTTTCAATCTCAGAAAACTTTCAGATGCGTAATACGCACAAAACCATTGCACAATCTATTGTTACCTTACAAGAAATTTTAGAAATTGCTCATAAGGCAGATAAAGAAGTTGTAGCTTATTTATCTATGGGATTCGGAAACCCGTACGGTGATCCGTGGAATGTAGATATTGTAGCAGATTGGACAGCTAAATTAGCGCAAATGGGGGTGAAAATAATTTCTTTATCAGATACCGTTGGAAGCTCAACACCAGAAGTAATAGATTATTTATTTTCAAACTTAATTCCTCAATACCCAAATCTTGAATTTGGAGCCCATTTACATACTACCAAAGATAAATGGTTTGAAAAAGTTGATGCTGCCTATAAAGCTGGTTGTATTCGTTTTGATGGCGCTATAAAAGGTTACGGCGGATGTCCAATGGCTAAAGATGATTTAACCGGAAATATGCCAACCGAAAAAATACTGTCTTATTTTACGGCCGAAAAAGCGCCAACTAATGTAAAATTAATGAGCTTTGAAGCCGCTTACAACGAAGCTTTATTAGTATTTAATCAGTACCATTAA
- a CDS encoding Smr/MutS family protein: MNFEKGDKVAVLDDDITGFVTGIKKDKIVVNVDDFELEFNTSELIKIADEPARFFANVSVQQVLAEKADPKRKHVVKDKASKKEPFSIPYDLHIEKLVKDFSRMSNHDILTIQLDTARHHLEHAIRNRIPRIVLIHGVGEGVLKTELDFMLSRYNNVTFEDANYQKYGIGATQVYIKQNV; the protein is encoded by the coding sequence ATGAATTTTGAAAAAGGAGATAAAGTTGCTGTTTTAGATGATGATATTACGGGCTTTGTAACCGGAATTAAAAAAGATAAAATAGTTGTAAATGTTGATGATTTTGAGTTGGAATTTAATACTTCAGAATTAATTAAAATTGCTGATGAACCTGCGCGTTTTTTTGCTAACGTTTCGGTGCAACAAGTTTTAGCCGAAAAAGCAGATCCAAAAAGAAAACATGTTGTAAAAGATAAAGCATCAAAAAAAGAACCTTTTTCTATTCCTTACGATTTACATATCGAAAAATTAGTTAAAGATTTTTCACGAATGAGCAATCATGATATTTTGACCATACAATTAGATACCGCGCGCCATCATTTAGAACATGCTATTCGAAACAGAATTCCGCGTATTGTTTTAATTCACGGCGTAGGTGAAGGGGTTTTAAAAACCGAGCTTGATTTTATGCTAAGCCGTTATAATAATGTAACTTTTGAAGATGCTAACTATCAGAAATATGGCATCGGAGCAACACAAGTTTACATTAAACAAAATGTATAA
- a CDS encoding EamA family transporter codes for MNVVFRKKQIKKNIQTFKALPKAQKKSTLGLTILGGALLTFNWFIFIYVINHVSIQAGSFGYLICPIVTTVLAFFILKERLNKWQQASIFISIIACLILGFNSLKDVYFSLLIALTYASYLISQRKNKVFDSFISLNIQLLVMVVILAPFYPAYSQAVPTEGIFYICLFFLVVLFTVIPLYLNLYSLTGISSSAVGILIYINPLINFMLAFFYFKEQVSSTQLIGYFIIFCSVILFNKQVLFPDKKLKAMQ; via the coding sequence ATTAATGTAGTTTTCAGAAAAAAGCAAATCAAAAAAAATATTCAAACATTTAAAGCTTTACCTAAAGCACAAAAAAAATCGACCTTAGGTTTAACCATTTTAGGCGGAGCATTGCTAACCTTTAACTGGTTTATTTTTATATACGTAATTAACCACGTTTCTATTCAGGCCGGATCTTTTGGGTATTTAATTTGCCCAATTGTTACTACGGTTTTAGCATTTTTTATTTTAAAAGAACGTTTAAACAAATGGCAACAAGCTTCTATTTTTATCAGCATAATTGCATGTTTAATTTTAGGATTTAATAGCTTAAAAGATGTTTATTTTAGTTTGCTAATTGCTTTAACATATGCCTCGTATTTAATATCGCAACGTAAAAATAAAGTTTTTGACAGCTTTATTTCGTTAAATATTCAGCTTTTGGTTATGGTAGTTATTTTAGCCCCATTTTATCCTGCGTATTCTCAAGCAGTTCCAACCGAAGGCATTTTTTACATTTGTTTGTTCTTTTTGGTGGTTTTATTTACGGTAATTCCGCTTTATTTAAACTTATATTCGTTAACCGGAATAAGTTCCTCAGCCGTAGGAATTTTAATTTACATCAATCCGCTAATTAACTTTATGCTGGCCTTTTTCTATTTTAAAGAACAAGTTAGCAGCACGCAGTTAATTGGTTATTTTATCATATTTTGTTCAGTAATATTGTTTAACAAACAAGTTTTGTTTCCTGACAAAAAATTAAAAGCAATGCAATAA
- the guaB gene encoding IMP dehydrogenase, with amino-acid sequence MKAHTTKIIGEGLTYDDVLLIPNYSEVLPREVSTQTKFSKNITLNVPIVSAAMDTVTESAMAIAMAQEGGIGVLHKNMTIEQQAAEVRKVKRAEAGMIMDPVTLSLHHKVGDAKNAMKEHSIGGIPVVDENNILKGIVTNRDLRFEKNNERAITEVMTTQNLVTAPQGTTLAQAEEILQKNKIEKLPVIDANNKLVGLITFRDITKITQKPNANKDSFGRLRVAAALGVTADAVERAEALVNAGVDAVIIDTAHGHTKGVVDVLKKVKAAFPSLDVVVGNIATPEAALYLAESGADAVKVGIGPGSICTTRVVAGVGFPQFSAVLEVAAALKGTGVPVIADGGVRYTGDIPKAIAAGADSVMLGSMLAGTKESPGETIIYEGRKFKSYRGMGSVEAMQHGSKDRYFQDVEDDVKKLVPEGIVGRVAYKGELNESMLQFIGGLRAGMGYCGSASIQELQEKGRFVRITTSGINESHPHDVTITKEAPNYSR; translated from the coding sequence ATGAAAGCACACACAACAAAAATCATCGGAGAAGGTCTAACATACGATGATGTTCTTTTAATTCCAAATTATTCCGAAGTACTTCCACGCGAAGTTTCCACACAAACTAAATTCTCAAAAAACATTACTTTAAACGTTCCTATTGTTTCTGCAGCAATGGATACGGTAACAGAAAGTGCAATGGCAATTGCTATGGCGCAAGAAGGTGGTATTGGTGTTTTACATAAAAATATGACAATTGAGCAGCAAGCTGCAGAAGTTAGAAAAGTAAAACGTGCCGAAGCAGGAATGATTATGGATCCGGTAACTTTAAGTTTACACCATAAAGTAGGTGATGCAAAAAATGCAATGAAAGAACATAGCATCGGCGGAATTCCTGTTGTAGACGAAAATAATATTTTAAAAGGGATCGTTACCAATCGTGATTTACGATTCGAAAAAAATAACGAACGTGCCATAACAGAAGTTATGACTACGCAAAATTTGGTTACTGCGCCACAAGGAACAACTTTAGCGCAAGCCGAAGAAATTCTTCAAAAAAATAAAATCGAAAAATTACCAGTAATTGATGCAAACAACAAATTAGTTGGCTTAATTACGTTTCGTGACATTACTAAAATCACACAAAAACCAAACGCCAACAAAGATTCATTTGGTAGATTACGTGTAGCTGCAGCATTGGGTGTAACAGCTGATGCGGTAGAACGTGCCGAAGCTTTGGTTAACGCTGGTGTTGATGCAGTAATTATTGATACGGCTCACGGACATACAAAAGGCGTGGTAGATGTACTTAAAAAAGTAAAAGCTGCTTTTCCTAGTTTAGATGTGGTGGTTGGTAATATTGCTACGCCAGAAGCTGCCTTGTATTTAGCAGAAAGTGGAGCTGATGCGGTAAAAGTAGGAATAGGACCAGGTTCTATTTGTACTACTCGCGTTGTTGCTGGGGTTGGTTTTCCTCAGTTTTCTGCAGTTTTAGAAGTTGCAGCAGCTTTAAAAGGTACTGGAGTTCCTGTAATTGCTGATGGTGGTGTACGTTATACCGGTGATATTCCTAAAGCGATTGCTGCCGGAGCAGATTCTGTTATGTTAGGATCTATGTTAGCAGGAACAAAAGAATCGCCAGGTGAGACTATTATTTACGAAGGACGTAAATTTAAATCTTATCGCGGGATGGGTTCTGTAGAAGCGATGCAACACGGTTCTAAAGACAGATATTTTCAAGATGTTGAAGATGATGTTAAAAAATTGGTTCCAGAAGGAATTGTTGGTCGCGTAGCATATAAAGGCGAATTAAACGAATCTATGTTACAATTTATAGGTGGTTTACGTGCCGGAATGGGGTATTGCGGTTCTGCATCTATTCAAGAACTACAAGAAAAAGGACGATTTGTTCGCATTACAACAAGTGGAATTAACGAATCTCACCCTCATGATGTTACTATAACAAAAGAAGCACCAAACTATTCAAGATAA
- a CDS encoding cysteine desulfurase family protein translates to MKKIYLDNAATTAVLPEVAQTMFEVLTHTYGNPSSTHSFGREAKVQVETARKAIAKHIHAQATEIIFTSCGTEGDNWVLQAAVNDLKVTRIVTTKLEHHAVLHTLAVLQLKNPELEVVYLPVNSLGEIAYSDLETVLSSSSAKTLVSLMHVNNEIGTVLDLVQVGAICKAYQAYFHSDTVQAIGKTNIDVQAANLDFLVASAHKFHGPKGVGFVYVKKNTIIQPLLHGGEQEKGFRAGTEAVHQIVGMAKALDLAYANLGAQQQAVTAVKNYAISAFKKAFPAVAFNGGENGFYNILNVRLPLSVDKTAMILFYLDMKGIAVSRGSACQSGSIKPSHVLAEILDANALQVPSLRLSFSHENTPEDIDALIEAIQSM, encoded by the coding sequence ATGAAAAAAATATATTTAGACAATGCAGCAACAACAGCTGTTTTGCCAGAAGTGGCACAAACCATGTTTGAGGTTTTAACTCATACCTACGGTAATCCATCATCAACCCATTCTTTTGGGCGCGAAGCTAAAGTGCAGGTAGAAACAGCACGTAAAGCCATTGCTAAACATATTCATGCACAAGCAACCGAAATTATTTTTACATCATGCGGAACCGAAGGTGATAACTGGGTTTTGCAAGCTGCAGTAAACGATTTAAAAGTTACTCGCATTGTTACAACTAAGCTCGAGCATCATGCCGTTTTGCACACGTTAGCTGTTTTACAGTTAAAAAATCCGGAGCTTGAGGTGGTTTATTTACCGGTTAATTCGTTAGGAGAAATTGCTTATTCAGATTTAGAAACTGTTTTAAGCAGCAGTTCAGCCAAAACTTTAGTTAGTTTGATGCATGTTAATAACGAAATCGGAACGGTCTTAGATTTGGTTCAGGTTGGAGCAATTTGTAAAGCGTACCAAGCTTATTTTCATTCGGATACCGTTCAGGCAATTGGTAAAACTAATATTGATGTGCAAGCAGCAAATTTAGATTTTTTAGTTGCTAGCGCACATAAATTTCATGGACCAAAAGGTGTTGGTTTTGTTTATGTAAAAAAGAATACCATTATTCAGCCTTTATTACACGGTGGTGAACAAGAAAAAGGATTTAGAGCCGGAACCGAGGCTGTGCATCAAATTGTTGGCATGGCAAAAGCTTTAGACTTGGCTTATGCAAACTTAGGTGCCCAACAACAAGCAGTTACAGCGGTAAAAAATTACGCCATTTCTGCCTTTAAAAAAGCATTTCCGGCCGTTGCATTTAATGGCGGAGAAAACGGATTTTATAATATTTTAAATGTAAGATTGCCTTTATCGGTAGATAAAACTGCAATGATTTTGTTTTATTTAGATATGAAAGGCATTGCTGTTTCTCGCGGTAGTGCTTGTCAATCGGGTAGTATAAAACCTTCTCATGTTTTGGCAGAAATTTTAGATGCTAATGCGTTGCAAGTACCAAGCTTACGTTTATCGTTCAGTCACGAAAATACACCAGAAGATATTGATGCTTTAATCGAAGCTATTCAAAGCATGTAA
- a CDS encoding MFS transporter: MATSTIKTNYPALYTLVVVFFFWGFIAAGNSIFIPFCKSYFSLDQFQSQLVDFAFYTAYYLGALLLFAFGNSSNKDLVSSWGYKKSIIYGLLFSALGAGAMIVAVEANLYIGMLVGLFIVALGFSLQQTAANPFAISLGDPITGADRVNLGGGINSFGTTIGPLIIAFALFGSTKMVTEEQIKLLSLNKVVLLYVCVGVLFLIAAAMFYFSKKVPDGKVIEPVEKSNKALILLLIMTLFLGVCFAPVFNSYRTQEAQQLETFQNEYQVIVNQLKQYTAEEQQSDLMAQVLVENRNNLSVEIKPLKDKLEFSRMYWLIGALAVVVLGLLSALFFSKKNTNGWGAMQYPQLVLGMIAIFLYVGVEVGVGSNLGELLTLPDFGGLASSEIAPYISMYWGSLMIGRWAGAISVFKLSDAKKQLLMFVVPLIALAVIYLVNFIAGQNMSNLYYYVICVLLQIVAFKVSKNKPVKTLLVFAVFGLLAMFVGLSTTGTVAIYAFLSGGLACSIMWPAIFNLSLLGLGKYTSQGSAFLVMMILGGGIIPPIQGKLSDIIGIHQSYIISFICFAYLLFFAIAVKKILKKQNINADEVAD, translated from the coding sequence ATGGCTACGTCAACAATTAAAACCAATTATCCTGCTTTATATACCTTAGTCGTTGTTTTTTTCTTTTGGGGATTTATTGCTGCAGGTAATAGTATTTTTATTCCTTTTTGTAAAAGTTACTTCTCTTTAGATCAGTTTCAATCGCAATTGGTTGACTTTGCTTTTTATACCGCTTATTATTTAGGTGCGCTGTTGTTATTTGCTTTCGGAAATTCGAGCAATAAAGATTTAGTAAGTTCTTGGGGGTATAAAAAAAGTATTATTTACGGCTTGTTGTTTTCGGCATTAGGAGCAGGAGCCATGATTGTTGCTGTAGAAGCAAACCTATATATAGGTATGTTAGTTGGGTTATTTATTGTGGCGTTGGGTTTTTCACTGCAACAAACAGCTGCTAATCCGTTTGCAATTTCTTTAGGTGATCCAATTACCGGAGCTGATCGTGTAAATTTAGGAGGCGGAATTAATTCTTTCGGAACAACAATAGGTCCGTTAATTATTGCTTTTGCTCTTTTTGGATCAACTAAAATGGTGACCGAAGAACAAATAAAATTATTATCCTTAAACAAAGTTGTGCTTTTATATGTTTGTGTTGGTGTGCTATTTTTAATTGCAGCAGCCATGTTTTATTTTTCTAAAAAAGTACCCGATGGAAAAGTAATTGAACCAGTAGAAAAATCGAACAAAGCGCTTATCTTATTGCTAATTATGACCTTGTTTTTAGGTGTTTGTTTTGCACCTGTTTTTAATAGCTACCGCACGCAAGAAGCGCAACAATTAGAAACCTTTCAAAACGAATATCAAGTAATTGTTAATCAGTTAAAACAATATACTGCCGAAGAACAGCAAAGTGATTTAATGGCTCAGGTTTTGGTAGAAAATAGGAACAATTTATCTGTAGAAATTAAACCGTTAAAAGATAAATTAGAATTTAGCCGCATGTATTGGTTAATTGGTGCCTTAGCTGTTGTTGTTTTAGGTTTGTTATCTGCTTTATTTTTCTCGAAAAAAAACACCAACGGTTGGGGAGCGATGCAATATCCGCAATTGGTTTTAGGTATGATTGCTATATTTTTATATGTTGGGGTAGAAGTTGGGGTAGGTAGCAACTTAGGTGAGCTTTTAACTTTACCTGATTTTGGCGGATTAGCATCTTCAGAAATAGCTCCTTATATTTCGATGTACTGGGGCAGTTTAATGATTGGGCGTTGGGCCGGAGCAATTAGCGTGTTTAAACTTTCTGATGCTAAAAAGCAATTGTTAATGTTTGTTGTACCTTTAATTGCTTTAGCAGTAATTTATTTGGTAAACTTTATTGCTGGGCAAAATATGAGCAATTTATATTATTATGTAATTTGTGTTTTACTACAAATAGTTGCTTTTAAAGTTAGTAAAAATAAACCTGTAAAAACGTTACTTGTTTTTGCTGTTTTTGGTTTGTTAGCCATGTTTGTTGGTTTATCTACAACAGGAACCGTTGCTATTTATGCCTTTTTATCGGGCGGATTAGCATGTTCTATTATGTGGCCGGCAATATTTAATTTATCTTTATTGGGCTTAGGAAAATATACTTCGCAAGGTTCAGCATTTTTGGTTATGATGATTTTAGGAGGTGGAATTATTCCGCCAATTCAAGGAAAATTATCCGACATTATTGGCATTCATCAATCGTACATTATATCATTTATTTGCTTTGCATATTTATTATTTTTTGCAATTGCTGTTAAAAAAATATTGAAAAAACAAAATATTAATGCTGATGAGGTTGCTGATTAA
- a CDS encoding mechanosensitive ion channel family protein, whose protein sequence is MTPKKIFLFAFLFLMQILGAQTNNDSVLVHEEVNKLKNLRIKDSTKIELLLEEIKGLILVSETQQKENDLRFKQIIDSISQQKQLDLINRYDVKTNGIPVILYSDTLFYVYNDLPPLTAQERASHYAAAVKYLYKQPDYNADSLKIIANGDLLDIMYEDRIITSVSDLDGLWIGESQQKIAKNYLKAIVDTVQEYKDKNSLNQQIIRFAEITALLVLLFALFYGIKKLTLFLGRRFRENKHLLPKGISINNYQFIDRERLSNFVDKALWFFKYFLYLLAVFIFIPFMLRLFPQTEIYVFQLTKWVSAPFNSIKDSIFNYIPKLIKIILIVFIGKSIIRFLRYIAIEISRKRLVFNGFHPEWASPTFSIARFVLNVFILIMIFPLLPGADSIAFQGISVFLGILLSIGSSTAITNIVSGLVIVYMRPYKVGDWIKTKNVKGIVIEKNLLVTRLKTANNEDVTIPNSSVLNDHTINYSSIGKEQGFAISIQVHAKYDYESEQIENLLLQTATNYSDLDQNLKPYVLHLDLNQMYATYELNAYTFHSEKILLVKSELTKRVKNSLKAAGIEMTINNYFEIKSVADFTTNTKKIRLIRRIFLHALNSFD, encoded by the coding sequence ATGACCCCAAAAAAAATATTCTTATTTGCCTTTTTATTTTTGATGCAAATACTTGGTGCACAAACCAACAACGATTCAGTTTTAGTGCACGAAGAAGTAAATAAATTAAAAAATTTACGCATTAAAGATTCAACTAAAATTGAATTATTATTAGAAGAAATTAAAGGACTTATTTTAGTTTCTGAAACGCAACAAAAAGAAAATGATTTGCGCTTTAAGCAAATTATAGATTCGATTAGTCAACAAAAACAGCTTGATTTAATAAACCGTTACGACGTAAAAACAAACGGAATTCCTGTTATTTTATACAGCGATACGTTATTTTATGTGTACAATGATTTACCACCTTTAACAGCACAAGAAAGAGCCAGCCATTACGCAGCTGCCGTAAAATATTTATACAAACAACCCGATTATAATGCCGATTCGTTAAAAATTATTGCCAACGGCGATTTGTTGGATATTATGTACGAAGATCGTATTATAACATCGGTTAGTGATTTAGACGGGCTTTGGATTGGCGAATCACAACAAAAAATAGCTAAAAATTATTTAAAAGCAATTGTTGATACCGTTCAGGAATACAAAGACAAAAATTCGTTAAACCAACAAATAATTCGTTTTGCAGAGATTACTGCTTTATTGGTATTGCTATTTGCTTTGTTTTACGGTATAAAAAAATTAACCCTATTTTTAGGACGCCGATTTAGAGAAAATAAACACCTGCTTCCTAAGGGCATTTCAATCAATAATTATCAATTTATAGACCGCGAACGTTTATCAAACTTTGTAGACAAAGCTTTGTGGTTTTTTAAATACTTTTTGTACCTGCTTGCCGTATTTATATTCATACCTTTTATGTTGCGCTTGTTTCCGCAAACCGAAATTTATGTGTTTCAATTAACCAAATGGGTAAGTGCACCATTTAACAGCATTAAAGATTCAATTTTTAATTACATACCCAAACTAATTAAAATAATTTTAATCGTATTTATAGGTAAATCAATCATTCGTTTTTTACGTTACATAGCAATCGAGATTTCTAGAAAAAGATTGGTTTTTAATGGTTTTCATCCCGAATGGGCATCACCAACCTTTTCAATCGCTCGTTTTGTATTAAACGTTTTTATTTTGATTATGATTTTTCCGCTTTTACCCGGGGCAGATTCTATAGCTTTTCAGGGTATTTCGGTATTTTTAGGTATTTTATTATCAATCGGATCATCAACAGCAATTACCAACATTGTTTCGGGTTTGGTTATTGTTTATATGCGCCCGTATAAAGTGGGAGATTGGATTAAAACTAAAAATGTAAAAGGCATTGTTATTGAAAAAAATTTATTGGTTACACGATTAAAAACCGCGAATAATGAAGATGTTACCATTCCGAATTCATCCGTTTTAAACGATCATACCATAAATTATTCATCTATTGGTAAAGAACAAGGTTTTGCTATTAGCATTCAGGTTCATGCAAAATACGATTACGAATCGGAACAAATAGAAAACTTATTGTTACAAACTGCAACAAACTATTCAGATTTAGATCAGAATCTTAAGCCATATGTTTTGCATTTAGATTTAAACCAAATGTATGCTACGTACGAATTAAATGCTTATACGTTTCATTCTGAAAAAATATTGCTTGTTAAATCTGAATTAACTAAACGCGTAAAAAACAGTTTAAAAGCTGCCGGAATAGAAATGACAATTAACAATTATTTTGAAATTAAATCGGTGGCCGATTTTACAACCAATACCAAAAAAATCCGTCTAATTAGACGGATTTTTTTACATGCTTTGAATAGCTTCGATTAA